Proteins co-encoded in one Pseudophryne corroboree isolate aPseCor3 chromosome 1, aPseCor3.hap2, whole genome shotgun sequence genomic window:
- the LOC134935425 gene encoding uncharacterized protein LOC134935425, translating into MSSAEYRQFWSGFIDLYRQNECLWRVRSPDYANRIKRNRAYQQLIEYSRGKNSDVDVDWVKKKISNFRTVFVKERKKVQDSQRSGAGTDEVYKPTLWYYDQIQFIIEQEARVRSRDALDPESPVLVEEEAQESLDLDATPELEVEPTTGQGAEVEEPVAEPVAEPVAPPQARPGRPRRTARRTTSAAYSTPSGSQQFFQRAEEVLHRPPDAEQQFGNFIASEMRLMTDDQKFIVQRLVNEIVSRGRRQTLVSACEIVPTDPWYHPNLSRPPFPNNPPMEHAPVNPPQQPKRVRAKPGDDGQKDQSRKK; encoded by the exons atgtcatctgcggagtaccgccaattctggtcaggattcattgatctgtaccgtcagaacgagtgcctgtggcgtgtcaggagcccggactatgccaacagaatcaagcggaatcgggcatatcagcagcttattgagtacagtagaggcaaaaACTCTGATGTTGATGTCGATTGGGTGAAGAAAAAAATTTCAAATTTCCGAACAGTGTTCGTGAAGGAACGCAAGAAGGTGCAAgattcacagcgatccggagccgggactgatgaggtctataaaccgacgctgtggtactatgaccaaattcagttcattatagagcaagaggcgcgggtaaggtcacgggacgctctagatccagagtctccagttcttgtcgaagaggaggcccaggagagtctggatctg gatgctaccccggagctggaggtggagcctaccacaggccaaggggcagaagtggaggagccGGTAGCGGAGCCGGTAGCGGAGCCGGTGGCACCCCCACAGGCGCGCCCAGGAAGACCGAGGCGCACGGCAAGGAGGACCACTTCTGCAGCCTATAGCACCCCCTCTGGCTCCCAGCAGTTTTTTCAACGCGCTGAGGAGGTTTTGCATAGGCCCCCGGATGCCGAACAACAATTTGGCAATTTTATTGCATCGGAAATGCGCCTGATGACGGATGATCAAAAATTCATCGTCCAACGGTTAGTCAATGAGATTGTCTCACGTGGCAGGCGCCAAACACTGGTGTCGGCGTGTGAGATAGTGCCAACTGACCCTTGGTATCACCCAAATTTGTCCCGTCCCCccttcccaaacaacccccccatggAGCATGCGCCGGTAAACCCCCCTCAGCAACC